In one window of Paraflavitalea soli DNA:
- a CDS encoding SxtJ family membrane protein produces the protein MTKKSTETILVLVIACVILNLVFQRKFLLSTAVVLGVIGIFIPFLADKIHWGWMKLGHGMGYITGRIILIIVFFFILYPLSLAARLFRKDSVKIRPGAGSYFKDRNFVYTKEGMENTW, from the coding sequence ATGACGAAAAAGAGTACAGAAACGATCCTGGTATTGGTAATAGCCTGTGTCATCCTGAATTTGGTGTTTCAGCGAAAATTCCTGTTGTCAACGGCAGTGGTTCTGGGAGTAATTGGGATCTTTATTCCTTTCCTTGCCGATAAGATCCATTGGGGTTGGATGAAACTTGGTCATGGTATGGGTTACATTACGGGCAGGATAATATTGATCATTGTCTTTTTTTTCATTTTGTATCCCTTGTCCCTGGCTGCACGATTGTTTCGTAAGGATAGCGTAAAAATAAGACCAGGCGCCGGTAGTTATTTTAAGGACCGGAATTTTGTGTATACAAAAGAAGGCATGGAAAATACCTGGTGA
- a CDS encoding DUF5989 family protein gives MDFLKDIWAFLKVRKKWWLAPLILILLLLGILLVLGGGSAIAPFIYTLF, from the coding sequence ATGGACTTTTTAAAAGATATCTGGGCGTTTTTGAAGGTGAGAAAAAAATGGTGGCTGGCGCCTCTTATCCTTATATTGTTGTTACTAGGTATATTACTGGTCCTGGGAGGCGGTTCTGCCATCGCTCCTTTCATATACACTTTGTTTTGA
- a CDS encoding carbamoyltransferase family protein: MTILGISAFYHDAAAAIIQDGEVIAAAQEERFTRKKHDASFPMQSIRFCLEYAGCSLNDLDAIVFYEKPLLKFERLLETYYAFAPKGLKSFMMAMPVWLKEKLFLKKLIWDSLNEIEKVDKKKVKLLFPEHHLSHAASAFFPSAYEKAAILTIDGVGEWATASICMGEGNKITVLKELDFPHSLGLFYSAFTYYCGFKVNSGEYKLMGLAPYGNPGSERVNQFKTIIKSNLIDLKEDGSVFLPQAYYNYAVGLRMAEDTRWEALFGFPRRNAEAPIEQHHCDLALAAQEVLEEAVMNLAREAKRITNAEYLCMAGGVALNCVANGKLDTSKLFKELFIQPAAGDAGGALGAAYAAYYTYYNKDRKLNASFPDSLKGSFLGTMHTDTQILSTLRKYNANYTWFDDEGALLQKVAALIASGHVIGWHQGRMEFGPRALGARSILADARNADMQKKINLKIKYREGFRPFAPIVLAEEVSNYFEFQGISPYMLLVKPVKNTRQVPYPANFQASTLLDKLYFRRSDIPAVTHIDYSARIQTVHQETNPRLWKLLHCMKQQTGYPVMVNTSFNVRGEPIVNTPEDSYICFMRTDMDCLVIGNYILDKKEQAHWEEKTDWKNEIEPD, from the coding sequence ATGACAATTCTAGGCATTTCTGCATTTTACCACGATGCTGCAGCGGCAATTATCCAGGATGGCGAGGTAATCGCTGCAGCCCAGGAGGAGCGATTTACCCGTAAGAAACATGACGCCTCTTTTCCCATGCAGTCTATTCGCTTTTGCCTGGAATACGCAGGTTGCTCGCTGAATGATCTTGATGCCATTGTATTTTATGAAAAGCCCTTACTGAAATTCGAACGCCTGCTGGAAACTTATTATGCTTTTGCTCCCAAAGGGTTAAAGTCATTTATGATGGCTATGCCCGTATGGCTAAAGGAAAAGTTGTTCCTGAAAAAGCTGATATGGGATTCCTTAAATGAAATTGAAAAGGTTGATAAAAAGAAAGTAAAACTATTATTCCCTGAACATCATCTTTCTCATGCAGCCAGTGCCTTTTTCCCGTCTGCTTATGAGAAGGCAGCGATATTGACGATTGATGGGGTAGGTGAGTGGGCGACCGCCTCTATTTGCATGGGTGAAGGGAATAAGATCACTGTACTGAAAGAACTGGATTTCCCCCATTCACTGGGATTATTTTATTCTGCATTTACCTATTACTGCGGGTTCAAGGTAAATTCGGGAGAATACAAACTGATGGGATTGGCTCCTTATGGTAACCCGGGTAGTGAACGGGTGAATCAATTCAAAACGATCATCAAAAGTAATCTGATAGACCTGAAGGAAGATGGTTCAGTATTTTTGCCACAGGCCTATTACAACTATGCAGTAGGGCTGCGCATGGCAGAAGATACCAGGTGGGAAGCCCTGTTTGGATTTCCGAGGCGAAACGCGGAAGCTCCCATTGAGCAGCATCATTGCGACCTTGCATTGGCAGCCCAGGAAGTGCTGGAAGAAGCTGTGATGAACCTGGCCCGGGAAGCTAAACGGATCACCAATGCCGAATACCTTTGCATGGCCGGAGGGGTAGCCCTGAATTGTGTGGCAAACGGCAAACTGGATACTTCGAAATTATTCAAAGAATTGTTTATACAGCCAGCGGCCGGTGATGCAGGCGGGGCACTGGGAGCAGCTTATGCAGCCTACTATACTTATTACAATAAGGACCGAAAGCTGAACGCTTCTTTTCCGGATAGCCTTAAAGGCTCATTCCTGGGAACCATGCATACCGATACCCAAATCCTTTCCACTCTTAGGAAGTACAATGCCAATTACACCTGGTTCGACGATGAGGGTGCCCTGCTGCAAAAAGTGGCTGCTTTAATCGCCAGCGGCCATGTAATAGGATGGCACCAGGGTAGGATGGAGTTTGGGCCAAGAGCTTTGGGGGCAAGAAGTATACTGGCAGATGCACGTAATGCGGACATGCAAAAAAAGATCAACCTGAAGATCAAGTACCGCGAAGGATTTCGGCCATTTGCACCCATCGTGTTGGCTGAGGAAGTAAGCAATTATTTCGAATTCCAGGGCATTTCACCTTATATGCTGTTGGTAAAACCTGTAAAGAATACCCGCCAGGTGCCCTATCCAGCCAATTTTCAGGCAAGCACTCTGCTCGATAAATTGTATTTTCGGCGGAGCGATATACCGGCTGTTACGCATATTGATTATTCAGCACGCATACAAACAGTGCACCAGGAAACAAATCCGCGTTTGTGGAAACTATTACACTGTATGAAACAACAAACCGGTTACCCGGTAATGGTTAATACCAGTTTTAATGTGCGGGGCGAACCGATAGTCAATACACCGGAAGATTCTTACATATGTTTTATGCGTACAGATATGGATTGCCTTGTGATCGGCAATTATATACTAGATAAAAAGGAACAAGCTCATTGGGAGGAAAAAACAGATTGGAAAAATGAAATAGAACCTGACTAG
- the porU2 gene encoding putative type IX secretion system sortase PorU2: MKRIFTLLFMLAALSVAAQSYNNEWIKFNQTYYKFKVATEGLLRISKASLDAAGIGGTQVQNFELWRNGVKVPFYPSVASGVLPANGYLEFWAQPNDGKADKPMYRDPAYQHSDKINLNSDTAVYFLSVNNDQSGFRYQDVVNNVGGPVPPQEPYLMYTAGSYFKNRINFGFAVDLREYLYSSSYDKGEFWASGDIYPAGPLSTALTGLSVYPSGPDATLRFGVVGNALNPRTIKAAVNGSVVKDVVMDYFNDLHTTATFPATTIQSGTAIVQFTNGSPISTDRMVISYYEITYPREFKFGNLKNFKFTLPAKAAGYFLAIKEFDYGSTPPVLYDMALGERYVADITTTPGSILFALPGSGAARDLVLVNAEAANVSTVSSLTTKTFINYSLAANQGNYMIISHPSLYVGSAGNNPVNDYKAYRQSTAGGGYNVIVADIDELVDQFAFGIKKHPLSVRNFIRFARATFSGSLKNVFLIGRGMTYYEYRTHITDPIIDKLNIVPTFGNPASDNLLSSATVSSPIPVTPIGRLSVVSGKEIEDYLEKVKEYENQQQNAPNTLAAREWMKNVVQVTGATDAYLGSVLCNYMGVYKQIVEDTLFGGKVSTFCKSVAGTSDQLASDQIAKLFSDGIAFLNYFGHSSATTLEFNLDNPQNYSNQGKYPVFFVNGCNAGNFFTYYPQRLAVNETLSEKFVLAKQRGSIAFVASTHYGIVNYLNLFLTNLYGTISRTDFNKSLGETSRDAFQMMQNATGPSDFYTRLHAEQITLHGDPALRINAQGKPDYIVEESSIKVNPTFVSIAETHFELKVRLVNLGRATDDSIVVQVKQQYPNGSSAVLYREKRAAITFADSITINVPIVSTRDKGAHIITVNIDDDHVVDEVAEDNNTASKQLNIYQDEARPTFPYDMAIIKDPAQKLYATTANPLSTLKSYIIEIDTTEQFNSIDKKSKTISSGGGVVEYDPQLSYLDSTVYYWRISPVPVANGNFQWVNQSFMFKNNVEGYNQSHLFQQEKSTVERMYLDTETRQWKYGLRKNKLVIKNCIFQTGCATDPEFGVTVNDENYIASACVGNSLIFIVFDSVTFKPWKNVDDVMPKPNSLHRYGSGDANCAPNRWYNFEFSYMTAASRKKMMDFMDIIPTGSFVLVKSVFHSNPESYIQTWQKDTLLYGSNNSIYHKLLAAGFVDIDTVTTSRAWAFVYKKGANTNNSTFVPKYAVAKSFEDRITMNVECFTPDTVGYVTSPVFGPAASWKEVRWHGTSLEQPSADKPTVDVIGISPSFAETTLYTLDKNSQQFDISTVDAANYPYMKLKLRNADSVALTPYQLDYWRVYYTPVPEGSMAANILLDAKDTIEVGETFKFAIAFKNLSKHDFDSMVVKAVITDNSNVPHIIPLSKQKAIVSGDTVAIKFELNSKDYIGNNTLYVEVNPDNNQPEQYHFNNFLYHNIYVKADNTNPFLDVTFDGIHILNRDIVSAKPHIQIRLKDEAKHLLLNDTSLSSVEVKYPNGTTRTYHFDNDTLRFTPATSGTDNSAVLDFTPAFTSQVNPEGDEYELIVRGKDRSGNKAGTEYRVSFRVINKPMISNLLNYPNPFSTSTAFVFTITGSEIPQNIKIQVLTVTGKIVREITIDELGPLRIGRNITEFKWDGTDQYGQKLANGVYLYRVVTSLNGKSMDKYRSTSDNTDKFFTNGYGKMYLMR, translated from the coding sequence ATGAAGCGAATTTTTACTCTGTTGTTCATGCTGGCAGCTTTGTCCGTAGCTGCCCAGTCATATAACAACGAATGGATAAAGTTCAATCAGACTTATTATAAATTCAAAGTAGCTACTGAAGGTTTATTACGTATTTCCAAAGCAAGCCTGGATGCAGCGGGCATTGGCGGCACACAGGTGCAGAACTTTGAATTGTGGCGCAATGGAGTAAAGGTGCCTTTTTACCCTTCTGTGGCCAGCGGTGTATTGCCGGCAAATGGTTATTTGGAATTTTGGGCCCAACCCAATGATGGGAAAGCAGATAAACCCATGTACCGGGATCCCGCCTATCAGCATTCAGATAAAATTAACCTGAATTCAGATACGGCTGTTTATTTCCTGAGCGTAAATAATGATCAATCAGGTTTCAGGTACCAGGATGTAGTCAACAATGTGGGGGGGCCTGTACCTCCCCAAGAGCCCTATCTGATGTATACAGCGGGCAGTTATTTTAAGAACAGGATCAACTTCGGATTTGCTGTTGATCTGAGAGAATACCTGTATTCTTCTTCTTATGATAAAGGAGAATTCTGGGCAAGTGGTGACATATACCCAGCTGGTCCATTGTCAACTGCACTTACAGGCCTTTCTGTATATCCCAGCGGTCCGGATGCGACGTTGAGATTTGGTGTAGTCGGTAATGCATTGAATCCCCGTACTATAAAAGCCGCTGTGAATGGCTCTGTGGTGAAGGATGTGGTAATGGATTATTTTAATGACCTGCATACAACAGCCACCTTTCCTGCTACCACTATTCAAAGTGGTACCGCTATTGTACAATTTACCAATGGCTCACCCATCAGCACAGACCGGATGGTGATATCCTATTATGAAATAACTTATCCGCGCGAATTCAAGTTTGGGAATCTTAAAAATTTCAAATTCACACTGCCGGCCAAAGCCGCCGGCTATTTCCTGGCCATTAAAGAATTCGATTACGGCAGCACGCCGCCTGTTTTATATGACATGGCCCTGGGAGAACGTTATGTGGCAGATATTACTACCACACCCGGATCAATATTGTTTGCCTTGCCTGGTTCAGGCGCGGCGCGTGACCTGGTACTCGTAAATGCAGAAGCTGCTAATGTATCAACCGTTAGTTCGCTTACTACAAAAACATTTATCAATTACTCCCTGGCGGCTAATCAGGGTAATTATATGATCATTAGCCATCCTTCTCTTTATGTAGGATCCGCTGGCAATAACCCGGTAAATGACTATAAAGCTTACCGCCAGTCAACTGCAGGCGGCGGATATAATGTGATTGTGGCGGATATCGATGAACTGGTGGATCAGTTTGCATTTGGTATCAAAAAGCATCCCCTTTCAGTGCGCAATTTTATACGGTTTGCCCGGGCAACCTTTTCGGGATCGCTTAAAAATGTATTTCTTATCGGACGTGGAATGACGTACTATGAGTACCGCACACATATTACGGATCCGATCATCGATAAATTGAATATTGTCCCTACGTTTGGTAACCCCGCTTCGGACAACCTGCTTAGTTCGGCCACTGTTTCCAGCCCCATCCCGGTGACGCCCATCGGACGGCTTTCTGTGGTGAGCGGCAAAGAAATTGAAGATTACCTGGAAAAAGTAAAAGAATACGAAAATCAACAGCAGAATGCTCCTAATACGCTGGCTGCCCGTGAATGGATGAAGAATGTAGTGCAGGTTACCGGCGCCACCGATGCATACCTGGGATCAGTATTGTGTAACTATATGGGTGTGTACAAGCAAATTGTGGAAGACACTTTATTTGGAGGAAAAGTATCTACTTTCTGCAAATCAGTAGCCGGTACATCTGACCAGCTGGCATCGGATCAGATAGCAAAGCTCTTTTCTGATGGAATTGCTTTTTTGAATTATTTCGGGCATTCATCTGCAACCACCCTGGAGTTCAACCTTGATAACCCACAGAACTACAGTAATCAGGGTAAGTACCCGGTGTTTTTCGTCAATGGCTGTAATGCGGGTAACTTCTTTACCTATTATCCTCAACGGCTGGCAGTTAATGAAACCCTGTCTGAAAAATTCGTATTGGCCAAACAACGTGGAAGTATCGCTTTTGTAGCAAGCACGCACTATGGTATTGTAAACTACCTGAATCTGTTCCTTACTAACCTGTACGGAACGATATCACGCACCGACTTTAATAAATCACTTGGTGAAACTTCCAGGGATGCATTTCAAATGATGCAGAATGCAACAGGCCCCAGCGATTTTTATACACGTTTACACGCAGAGCAGATAACCTTACATGGCGATCCGGCCTTGCGCATCAACGCCCAGGGAAAACCTGATTATATAGTAGAAGAATCTTCCATAAAGGTTAATCCCACTTTTGTTTCAATTGCTGAAACCCACTTTGAATTAAAAGTTCGCCTGGTAAACCTGGGAAGAGCTACCGATGATTCAATTGTAGTGCAGGTAAAACAACAGTATCCCAATGGAAGCTCCGCTGTTTTGTACAGGGAAAAAAGGGCAGCTATTACTTTTGCTGATTCTATTACTATCAACGTACCCATCGTTTCAACGAGAGATAAGGGAGCGCATATTATTACCGTAAATATTGATGATGATCACGTTGTAGATGAAGTGGCAGAAGATAACAATACTGCCAGCAAACAGCTCAATATTTATCAGGATGAGGCAAGGCCCACTTTCCCTTACGATATGGCCATCATAAAAGATCCCGCACAGAAACTGTATGCAACAACTGCCAACCCATTAAGCACACTGAAGAGTTATATTATCGAAATAGACACTACAGAGCAGTTCAATTCCATAGACAAAAAATCTAAAACGATATCCTCGGGAGGCGGGGTGGTTGAATATGATCCACAACTCAGCTACCTGGATAGTACAGTATATTATTGGCGTATATCGCCCGTTCCGGTGGCTAACGGCAACTTCCAATGGGTGAATCAATCTTTCATGTTTAAAAATAATGTGGAAGGATACAACCAGTCTCACCTTTTCCAACAGGAAAAGTCTACGGTAGAACGCATGTATCTCGACACTGAAACCCGGCAATGGAAGTATGGACTGAGGAAAAATAAACTGGTGATTAAGAATTGTATATTCCAAACAGGTTGTGCTACCGACCCTGAGTTTGGGGTAACTGTCAATGATGAGAATTATATTGCCAGCGCCTGTGTGGGAAATTCACTGATATTTATTGTTTTTGATAGCGTCACGTTTAAACCGTGGAAAAACGTGGATGATGTAATGCCGAAGCCCAATAGCTTGCACCGCTATGGAAGTGGGGATGCTAATTGCGCACCCAACAGATGGTACAATTTTGAATTTTCGTATATGACCGCGGCCAGCCGTAAGAAGATGATGGACTTTATGGATATCATACCAACCGGATCATTTGTGCTGGTAAAGAGCGTATTCCATAGTAATCCCGAATCCTATATTCAAACATGGCAAAAGGATACACTCCTATATGGGTCCAACAATTCAATCTACCATAAACTATTGGCAGCCGGCTTTGTAGATATAGATACTGTTACCACTTCCAGAGCCTGGGCCTTCGTATATAAGAAGGGAGCGAATACAAATAATTCAACCTTTGTTCCAAAGTATGCTGTTGCTAAAAGCTTTGAAGATAGGATAACAATGAATGTTGAATGTTTTACGCCGGATACTGTAGGCTACGTTACATCTCCTGTGTTTGGACCCGCTGCATCCTGGAAAGAAGTGCGTTGGCATGGTACTTCCCTTGAGCAGCCTTCTGCCGATAAGCCAACTGTGGATGTTATCGGTATTAGCCCCTCCTTTGCAGAAACAACATTGTATACCCTGGATAAAAATTCTCAGCAATTTGACATTTCAACAGTCGATGCGGCTAATTATCCTTATATGAAGCTGAAGCTTCGGAATGCAGATTCTGTTGCCTTAACTCCTTATCAGCTTGATTACTGGCGGGTATATTATACGCCTGTTCCTGAAGGTTCGATGGCCGCCAATATTTTACTGGATGCAAAAGATACAATAGAGGTAGGCGAAACCTTTAAATTTGCTATTGCCTTCAAAAATTTAAGCAAACATGATTTCGACAGTATGGTGGTAAAAGCTGTAATTACTGACAACAGCAATGTGCCGCATATTATTCCCTTGAGTAAGCAAAAAGCAATCGTTTCAGGTGATACAGTTGCCATAAAATTTGAATTAAACTCCAAGGATTATATTGGTAACAATACGCTTTATGTAGAAGTCAATCCTGACAATAACCAGCCGGAACAATACCATTTCAATAACTTCCTGTACCATAACATTTATGTAAAAGCGGATAATACCAATCCTTTCCTGGATGTTACATTCGATGGTATACACATCCTTAACCGGGATATTGTTTCTGCCAAACCGCATATACAGATCAGGCTGAAAGATGAAGCTAAGCACCTGTTATTGAACGACACGAGCCTCTCATCTGTAGAAGTCAAATATCCCAATGGCACTACCCGCACTTACCATTTTGATAATGATACGTTGCGCTTTACACCTGCTACCAGCGGTACCGACAATTCTGCAGTGCTTGATTTTACTCCGGCCTTTACCAGCCAGGTGAATCCTGAAGGTGATGAATATGAGTTGATTGTCAGAGGAAAGGATAGGAGTGGCAACAAAGCAGGCACAGAATACCGGGTAAGTTTCAGGGTGATCAATAAGCCGATGATCTCCAATCTGCTCAACTATCCTAATCCCTTCAGTACTTCTACAGCATTTGTGTTCACCATTACAGGTAGTGAAATACCTCAGAATATTAAAATCCAGGTATTGACAGTAACTGGTAAGATCGTGCGGGAAATCACCATTGATGAATTAGGACCTTTGCGTATCGGTAGAAATATCACCGAGTTTAAATGGGATGGTACAGATCAGTACGGTCAGAAATTGGCCAATGGTGTTTATTTGTACCGGGTGGTCACCAGTCTTAATGGAAAGTCGATGGATAAGTACAGATCCACAAGCGACAATACCGATAAGTTCTTTACCAATGGTTACGGAAAAATGTACCTGATGCGATAG
- a CDS encoding putative type IX sorting system protein PorV2, with translation MKRASCVVVTLVIVLLSQQSSYAQFRKYSNEFLNIGAGARGLAMGSAQVASVHDGTAGYWNPAGLVHVKDQPQLNLMHAEYFAGIGKYDYGSLAIPLKDNKRVLALSLLRFAVDDIPNTIFLVEADGTINYNNITSFSSADYAFLLSFAQPIKLRDPEKSLSFGVNAKVIHRKAGDFATGWGFGFDLGLQYKSKRLQLGATVRDVTTTFNAWTFNLNEREREVFFLTKNEIPVKSTELTAPRLILGGAYNFKISRTLGLLAEANVDLTFDGKRNTVWGSDVVSVDPKIGLELAWKDVFFVRGGVNNLQKGLDDDDITNQKKIWIYQPSVGAGFKISDVQIDYAFTNLANQSNPLYTHVFSLKLDLRKKQKK, from the coding sequence ATGAAGAGAGCTTCATGTGTTGTCGTAACCCTTGTGATAGTCCTATTATCACAACAAAGTTCCTATGCTCAATTTCGCAAATATTCCAATGAGTTTTTGAATATTGGTGCAGGCGCCCGCGGTCTTGCAATGGGGAGTGCCCAGGTGGCCAGTGTGCATGATGGTACGGCTGGTTATTGGAATCCGGCGGGTCTGGTACATGTTAAGGACCAGCCTCAGCTGAATCTGATGCATGCTGAATATTTTGCAGGTATCGGCAAATACGATTATGGCAGCCTGGCGATCCCGCTGAAGGATAACAAAAGGGTATTGGCTTTGTCGCTCCTTCGCTTCGCGGTGGATGATATCCCGAATACCATCTTCCTGGTAGAAGCCGATGGTACTATCAATTACAACAACATTACCAGTTTTTCTTCTGCCGATTATGCCTTCCTCTTATCTTTTGCACAACCTATAAAATTGCGTGATCCCGAAAAAAGCTTAAGCTTCGGAGTCAATGCTAAAGTGATCCATCGTAAAGCAGGAGATTTTGCTACCGGTTGGGGATTCGGTTTCGACCTCGGTTTGCAATACAAAAGCAAACGGTTGCAACTGGGTGCTACTGTGAGGGATGTAACTACCACTTTTAATGCCTGGACATTTAACCTCAATGAGCGCGAAAGAGAAGTGTTCTTTCTTACCAAAAATGAGATACCCGTCAAATCAACAGAACTTACCGCTCCCAGACTGATTCTAGGGGGTGCTTATAATTTTAAGATCAGCCGCACCCTGGGTTTACTGGCTGAGGCGAATGTAGACCTTACCTTCGATGGCAAGCGCAATACCGTATGGGGATCAGATGTAGTGAGTGTAGATCCCAAGATCGGGTTGGAGCTTGCGTGGAAAGACGTCTTCTTTGTAAGAGGAGGTGTTAATAACCTTCAGAAAGGACTTGACGATGATGATATCACCAACCAAAAAAAGATCTGGATCTATCAACCCAGCGTAGGTGCAGGATTCAAAATATCCGATGTGCAGATCGACTATGCATTTACCAATCTGGCTAATCAATCTAATCCGTTATATACGCATGTTTTTTCGTTGAAACTGGATCTAAGGAAAAAACAAAAAAAGTAA
- the tyrS gene encoding tyrosine--tRNA ligase, with the protein MNLIEELRWRGMLADIMPGTEEQLKKEMTTAYIGFDPTADSLHIGSLVPILLLVHLQKAGHKPIALVGGATGMIGDPSMKSEERNLLSEEQLQVNVEGIRNQLSKFLDFDPAKPNAAEMTNNYDWFKEISFIHFLRDVGKHLTVNYMMAKDSVKKRIEGDTGISYTEFAYQLMQGYDFYWLYTHKNCKLQMGGSDQWGNITTGTELVRRKAGGEAFAFTCPLITKADGTKFGKTEKGNVWLDASKTTPYQFYQFWLNANDVDAEKWIKIFTFLTPEVVDGLISKHQENAGARELQKALAREVTVFVHGEQGLASALETTEKAFANQNAPAESLSLEDLEGMDGLEKFEFPIDKINSGVDVVTFLAEAGIFPSKGEARKTIQGGGVSINRKKVDDIQLTIENSQLLHGQYLLVQKGKKNKYLVKVN; encoded by the coding sequence ATGAACCTAATAGAAGAATTACGGTGGAGGGGCATGCTCGCAGACATTATGCCCGGCACCGAAGAGCAATTGAAAAAGGAAATGACCACGGCTTATATTGGCTTTGACCCTACGGCCGATAGTCTCCATATTGGTAGCCTGGTACCTATTCTGTTACTGGTACACCTCCAAAAAGCTGGTCATAAGCCCATTGCACTGGTAGGAGGCGCCACCGGCATGATCGGTGATCCTTCCATGAAAAGTGAAGAGCGTAACCTGTTGAGTGAAGAGCAGTTACAGGTAAATGTAGAGGGAATCCGGAATCAACTGTCGAAGTTCCTGGATTTTGACCCGGCAAAACCCAATGCTGCCGAAATGACCAATAACTACGATTGGTTTAAAGAGATCTCCTTTATCCATTTTCTGCGGGATGTAGGTAAACACCTCACAGTCAATTACATGATGGCCAAAGACAGTGTGAAGAAACGCATTGAGGGCGATACAGGCATCAGCTATACAGAGTTTGCTTACCAGCTGATGCAGGGATATGATTTTTACTGGCTGTATACCCATAAGAACTGTAAGCTCCAGATGGGCGGAAGCGACCAATGGGGCAATATCACCACCGGTACCGAGCTGGTACGCCGGAAGGCTGGCGGAGAAGCTTTTGCTTTTACCTGCCCGCTGATCACCAAGGCCGATGGCACTAAATTCGGCAAAACAGAGAAAGGCAATGTTTGGCTGGATGCCAGCAAAACTACCCCCTACCAATTTTACCAATTCTGGCTGAATGCAAATGATGTGGACGCAGAAAAGTGGATCAAGATATTTACCTTCCTAACACCAGAAGTGGTGGATGGATTGATCAGCAAACACCAGGAAAATGCCGGAGCACGGGAATTGCAAAAGGCCCTCGCCAGGGAAGTAACTGTGTTTGTTCATGGAGAACAGGGATTGGCATCAGCACTGGAAACGACAGAAAAAGCTTTTGCCAACCAGAATGCCCCGGCAGAATCCTTAAGCCTGGAAGACCTGGAAGGAATGGATGGCCTTGAAAAATTTGAATTCCCTATTGATAAGATCAATTCCGGCGTAGATGTAGTCACCTTCCTGGCCGAAGCAGGCATCTTTCCCAGTAAAGGAGAAGCCCGTAAAACCATTCAGGGTGGGGGAGTAAGCATTAACCGCAAAAAGGTTGATGATATTCAGCTCACCATAGAAAACAGCCAGTTATTACATGGGCAATACTTGCTGGTACAAAAAGGCAAAAAGAATAAATACCTGGTCAAGGTCAACTAG
- a CDS encoding OmpA family protein, whose product MRSYCFALLMTVCCHAARSQQTTDTLLVRFDFNQATLTKPATATLDSFLQLNPLAIITRISLAGHCDFVGSHHYNDSLSQERVRTTRAYLEGKGCSPALFGQEAGLGKRQPLELTTTDAARATNRRVELIFGKQAPVKATVPPREAQVVPVASAASSRLSDMIKDSSVKVGSKLVLPNMNFEPGRHFLLSGSFGILRELYRVMKDNPTLQIEIHGHVCCMSGGVDGPDVDTGAPDLSVQRAKAIYDYLVSAGIAAQRMQYKGFGSSQKLFPEERTSLEETKNRRVEIKIISK is encoded by the coding sequence ATGAGATCCTATTGCTTTGCCCTGTTAATGACCGTATGCTGCCATGCAGCCCGGTCGCAGCAAACAACAGATACCCTGCTGGTGCGCTTTGATTTTAACCAGGCTACGCTCACCAAACCGGCTACCGCTACGCTGGATAGCTTTTTACAGCTCAATCCACTGGCTATCATCACCCGGATCTCCCTGGCAGGCCATTGTGACTTTGTAGGCTCCCATCATTACAATGATTCCCTGTCACAGGAAAGGGTAAGGACCACCAGGGCATACCTGGAGGGCAAAGGATGTTCCCCTGCCCTGTTTGGCCAGGAAGCCGGACTGGGAAAACGTCAACCGCTGGAACTTACCACCACTGATGCAGCCAGGGCTACAAACCGGCGGGTAGAACTGATCTTTGGTAAACAGGCGCCGGTTAAGGCTACAGTGCCTCCCAGAGAAGCGCAAGTGGTGCCAGTGGCATCTGCTGCATCATCCCGTTTATCAGACATGATCAAAGACAGTTCCGTGAAAGTGGGCAGCAAGCTGGTGTTGCCCAATATGAACTTTGAACCCGGCAGGCATTTTTTATTATCTGGCTCCTTTGGCATTTTACGGGAACTGTACAGGGTGATGAAAGACAACCCTACCCTCCAAATTGAGATACATGGTCATGTTTGTTGTATGTCGGGTGGGGTTGATGGTCCCGATGTAGATACCGGCGCTCCGGATCTGTCGGTACAACGGGCAAAAGCTATCTACGATTACCTGGTAAGTGCCGGCATTGCAGCTCAGCGCATGCAATACAAGGGATTTGGAAGCAGCCAGAAGCTGTTCCCTGAAGAACGTACGTCCCTGGAAGAAACCAAAAACCGCCGGGTTGAGATCAAGATTATTAGTAAGTAA